A genome region from Haloimpatiens massiliensis includes the following:
- a CDS encoding cysteine hydrolase family protein, whose product MKRALLVIDVQNEYFIGKLPIVHANRSLKNIIKSMDEASKNNIPIILIQHTEVENNSETFIRGSKEWEIHDEIKKRKHECIIEKNLPGSFTETNLEELLRNMNVDTVVVCGYMTQMCCDTTARQASHLGFSVEFLSDATGTLDISNNQGRISAKELQKAILIIQATRFSKVLTTDKWVECIKNHI is encoded by the coding sequence ATGAAAAGAGCATTATTAGTTATTGACGTACAAAATGAATATTTTATTGGTAAACTACCTATTGTACATGCTAATAGGAGTTTAAAAAATATTATTAAGTCTATGGATGAGGCTTCAAAAAATAATATTCCAATTATTTTAATTCAACATACGGAAGTAGAAAATAATTCAGAAACGTTTATTAGAGGAAGCAAGGAATGGGAAATACATGATGAAATCAAAAAAAGAAAGCATGAATGTATTATTGAAAAAAATTTGCCAGGAAGTTTTACAGAAACTAATTTAGAGGAGTTACTTAGAAACATGAATGTAGATACAGTTGTAGTATGTGGATATATGACCCAGATGTGTTGTGATACTACTGCAAGACAAGCATCTCATTTAGGATTTTCAGTAGAATTTTTATCGGATGCAACGGGAACACTTGACATATCAAATAATCAGGGGAGAATAAGTGCTAAGGAGTTACAAAAGGCTATTTTAATAATTCAAGCAACGAGATTTAGTAAAGTTTTAACTACAGATAAATGGGTAGAATGTATAAAAAATCATATTTAG
- a CDS encoding DUF2785 domain-containing protein has product MEKKVLKTLLRNIKDNKYTVPEGVNPYKLSLELMDYIGDIDGEMRNDLVFDVLVEWIMNDVLTPEEAHDIFMIALDEKHIFKGLGKINDTVFDRTFSVEVAACIIYKHRNRLSDSDILKAFNTVLKFYNEDKDVRGFVEGKSWAHGAAHGADALMELSQCQIIGYEGLKEILDSIYKKININYYGYINNEDERMISTVKEVLERDIIPVGEIEEWIRSFGNIEKTGILPNDLFIEFNVTLFLKSLYFRLVDNTKYDQIAKIVKEVLKKTSRFGEDYS; this is encoded by the coding sequence ATGGAAAAGAAAGTGTTGAAGACGTTATTAAGAAATATAAAAGATAACAAATACACAGTACCAGAGGGGGTGAACCCATATAAATTATCCTTAGAGTTGATGGATTATATAGGGGATATTGATGGTGAAATGCGTAATGACTTGGTTTTTGACGTTCTTGTAGAATGGATAATGAATGATGTTCTAACACCTGAAGAAGCACATGACATATTTATGATAGCATTAGACGAAAAACATATTTTTAAAGGATTGGGGAAAATTAACGATACAGTTTTTGATAGGACTTTTTCCGTTGAAGTGGCTGCATGTATAATCTATAAGCATAGGAACCGTTTATCTGATAGTGATATTTTAAAGGCTTTTAATACAGTTTTGAAATTTTATAATGAGGACAAGGATGTAAGAGGTTTTGTAGAAGGTAAAAGCTGGGCTCATGGAGCTGCCCACGGTGCTGATGCCCTAATGGAGCTTTCACAATGTCAAATAATAGGATATGAAGGACTAAAAGAGATATTAGATTCAATATATAAAAAAATTAACATAAATTATTATGGATATATTAACAACGAGGATGAGCGTATGATATCGACTGTTAAGGAGGTTTTGGAAAGAGATATAATTCCTGTAGGGGAAATTGAGGAATGGATCAGAAGCTTTGGTAACATAGAAAAAACAGGTATACTTCCTAATGATTTATTTATTGAATTTAATGTAACTCTTTTCTTAAAAAGCTTATACTTTAGACTTGTTGATAATACCAAGTATGACCAAATAGCAAAAATAGTTAAAGAGGTGCTAAAGAAAACAAGTCGTTTTGGTGAGGATTACTCATAA
- a CDS encoding NUDIX domain-containing protein → MEGIYLPGGHVEEGESIVDAVIREMREETGLTVLNPKLCGVKQFPIEDGKWKIVLK, encoded by the coding sequence ATGGAAGGGATATACTTGCCTGGTGGGCATGTTGAAGAAGGAGAATCCATAGTAGATGCTGTAATTCGGGAGATGAGAGAGGAAACAGGATTAACTGTGTTAAATCCGAAGCTGTGTGGAGTAAAACAATTCCCCATAGAAGATGGTAAATGGAAAATTGTTTTAAAATAA